From the genome of Globicephala melas chromosome 16, mGloMel1.2, whole genome shotgun sequence, one region includes:
- the PLEKHS1 gene encoding pleckstrin homology domain-containing family S member 1 isoform X1: MMEPKPRKSSGKQFTLYYENEVCKQDYFIKSPPPQLFFSATSWKKRLFILSKSGEKGFSLSYYKDHHHRGSIELDQSSSIEVGISNHEKMQSVQKMFNCHHDEVMSIRATNREYFLIGYDREKIKDWVSFLSSLCRSIKAARQNTGEKLSFGDTRPSSDPIPLRVLSYTPEAVSTTTARKSLPDMHLMEKRSSGLREARLPHAFLPETAQDTEEESHYSNPRSILRELENNTAANDSGEPVEPIGPGSPDQVSEAVECHYMSMKSCNTPDEIQVEKLNMFLSPPDIINHLALREAAGRICVAQWDGPPHLGCLFFHGDHLLAVNDLKPQSLEEASLFLSRSIQREKVKLTIARIPNSEKFHGIACTCHLPDQGIKPSKLDTSVLERTLERSLAIKKGQQKGSGE; this comes from the exons GCAAACAATTTACattatattatgaaaatgaagTCTGCAAACAAGATTACTTTATTAAATCACCACCTCCTCAGCTTTTCTTCTCTGCA accTCTTGGAAAAAGCGGCTTTTCATCCTGTCAAAGAGTGGAGAAAAGGGCTTTAGTCTTTCCTATTACAAAGACCATCATCACCGAGGTTCTATTGAACTTGATCA AAGTTCCAGTATAGAAGTCGGCATCAGTAACCATGAAAAAATGCAATCCGTACAGAAGATGTTTAACTGCCATCATGACGAAGTGATGTCGATCAGGGCCACTAACAGGGAATACTTCCTCATTGGCTATGACAG GGAGAAGATTAAAGACTGGGTCTCTTTCTTGTCATCCCTCTGCCGGAGTATAAAAGCAGCACGCCAGAATACAGGG GAGAAACTCTCATTTGGTGATACAAGGCCCTCTTCAGACCCCATCCCTCTCCGTGTTCTTTCCTACACACCGGAGGCTGTCAGCACGACCACAGCAAGAAAAAGTCTTCCAGACATG CATTTAATGGAAAAAAGGTCTTCAGGACTCAGAGAAGCTCGTCTACCGCATGCCTTCTTGCCAGAGACCGCTCAAGATACAGAAGAAGAGAGTCATTATAGTAATCCTCGAAGTATTCTTAGAGAG TTGGAAAATAATACTGCTGCCAATGATTCTGGTGAACCCGTTGAACCCATTGGACCTGGTAGTCCAGACCAGGTCTCCGAGGCAGTTGAGTGTCATTACATGTCCATGAAATCCTG TAACACCCCCGATGAAATCCAAGTGGAGAAGCTGAACATGTTCCTTTCTCCTCCTGACATCATAAACCATCTTGCTCTCAGAGAAGCTGCAGGACGGATATG TGTGGCTCAGTGGGATGGCCCCCCGCACCTGGGATGCTTATTTTTTCACGGAGATCACCTTTTGGCCGTGAATGACCTGAAGCCCCAGAGCCTGGAGGAGGCTTCCTTGTTTCTCAGCCGGTCCATCCAGAGGGAG AAAGTAAAACTCACCATCGCTCGGATCCCAAATTCAGAGAAATTCCACGGAATAGCCTGTACATGCCACTTACCAGACCAAGGTATTAAACCTTCTAAACTGGATACGTCTGTACTGGAGAGGACACTGGAGAGGAGTCTAGCCATTAAAAAGGGTCAGCAGAAAGGATCTGGAGAGTAA
- the PLEKHS1 gene encoding pleckstrin homology domain-containing family S member 1 isoform X2, giving the protein MMEPKPRKSSGKQFTLYYENEVCKQDYFIKSPPPQLFFSATSWKKRLFILSKSGEKGFSLSYYKDHHHRGSIELDQSSSIEVGISNHEKMQSVQKMFNCHHDEVMSIRATNREYFLIGYDREKIKDWVSFLSSLCRSIKAARQNTGEKLSFGDTRPSSDPIPLRVLSYTPEAVSTTTARKSLPDMHLMEKRSSGLREARLPHAFLPETAQDTEEESHYSNPRSILRELENNTAANDSGEPVEPIGPGSPDQVSEAVECHYMSMKSCVSKESSHKSADGKEESQTLADILNGELHPQEQGSGTGSCLSPANTEAQITNDKKGAASLSVVQLSILINNTPDEIQVEKLNMFLSPPDIINHLALREAAGRICVAQWDGPPHLGCLFFHGDHLLAVNDLKPQSLEEASLFLSRSIQREKVKLTIARIPNSEKFHGIACTCHLPDQGIKPSKLDTSVLERTLERSLAIKKGQQKGSGE; this is encoded by the exons GCAAACAATTTACattatattatgaaaatgaagTCTGCAAACAAGATTACTTTATTAAATCACCACCTCCTCAGCTTTTCTTCTCTGCA accTCTTGGAAAAAGCGGCTTTTCATCCTGTCAAAGAGTGGAGAAAAGGGCTTTAGTCTTTCCTATTACAAAGACCATCATCACCGAGGTTCTATTGAACTTGATCA AAGTTCCAGTATAGAAGTCGGCATCAGTAACCATGAAAAAATGCAATCCGTACAGAAGATGTTTAACTGCCATCATGACGAAGTGATGTCGATCAGGGCCACTAACAGGGAATACTTCCTCATTGGCTATGACAG GGAGAAGATTAAAGACTGGGTCTCTTTCTTGTCATCCCTCTGCCGGAGTATAAAAGCAGCACGCCAGAATACAGGG GAGAAACTCTCATTTGGTGATACAAGGCCCTCTTCAGACCCCATCCCTCTCCGTGTTCTTTCCTACACACCGGAGGCTGTCAGCACGACCACAGCAAGAAAAAGTCTTCCAGACATG CATTTAATGGAAAAAAGGTCTTCAGGACTCAGAGAAGCTCGTCTACCGCATGCCTTCTTGCCAGAGACCGCTCAAGATACAGAAGAAGAGAGTCATTATAGTAATCCTCGAAGTATTCTTAGAGAG TTGGAAAATAATACTGCTGCCAATGATTCTGGTGAACCCGTTGAACCCATTGGACCTGGTAGTCCAGACCAGGTCTCCGAGGCAGTTGAGTGTCATTACATGTCCATGAAATCCTG TGTTTCCAAAGAGTCGTCCCATAAGTCTGCTGATGGCAAAGAGGAATCCCAGACCCTGGCAGATATCCTGAACGGGGAGCTTCACCCACAAGAACAAGGCTCAGGAACGGGCTCTTGTCTTTCACCTGCCAATACGGAAGCACAGATCACGAATGACAAAAAGGGGGCGGCCTCACTAAGTGTTGTGCAATTGTCTATACTAATCAA TAACACCCCCGATGAAATCCAAGTGGAGAAGCTGAACATGTTCCTTTCTCCTCCTGACATCATAAACCATCTTGCTCTCAGAGAAGCTGCAGGACGGATATG TGTGGCTCAGTGGGATGGCCCCCCGCACCTGGGATGCTTATTTTTTCACGGAGATCACCTTTTGGCCGTGAATGACCTGAAGCCCCAGAGCCTGGAGGAGGCTTCCTTGTTTCTCAGCCGGTCCATCCAGAGGGAG AAAGTAAAACTCACCATCGCTCGGATCCCAAATTCAGAGAAATTCCACGGAATAGCCTGTACATGCCACTTACCAGACCAAGGTATTAAACCTTCTAAACTGGATACGTCTGTACTGGAGAGGACACTGGAGAGGAGTCTAGCCATTAAAAAGGGTCAGCAGAAAGGATCTGGAGAGTAA